AGAATCTTTCTAGCTCATCTAAGACGCCTCCTGCGAGAAAGCCAGAGAAGAGCTAGGGGGCGGGGGAAGGAGAcgaaaaaaggtttaaaaaaaaaaagtctcggAGAACCTTGCGCTTTGGCAACAAAGAGCGTGGGAGCCGGGGAGCCACCCCGGGAAAAGGCTGTGTGTCTATTTCCAGCTAAGCCACAGGGCTCGGGCGCCAGTCGAGCCCCTGCTTGTGGCTCGCCCTACTGAAACCGACTTCCAGGAGCGGCTTTTCAAACATACTCCACGCACCAGGACAGCCCTGCAGCGGCTATGTCTCCCGAACTGTCGCCGTACCCTCTTTAAAAGGCGCATTCTCTTCCCTCAAAGATACGTTCCCCTTCCCTTTCAAAGGCTTTAATTGTAATTtgctcctctttttattttaaagcaaaactaTGCGTTgctattgaattttttttattgtttttgaaaagtaaaaacaaaagcagagccaaGCCAGCAGCCGCGGATTGGTTCCCTGTCTGGAGTGGATGAGCCTCTCCATGAGAGATCCGGTCATCCCTGGGACAAGCATGGCCTATCATCCGTTCCTACCTCACCGGGCGCCAGACTTCGCCATGAGCGCGGTACTGGGCCACCAGCCGCCTTTCTTCCCCGCGCTAACGCTGCCTCCCAACGGCGCCGCGGCACTCTCCCTGCCCGGAGCCCTGGCCAAGCCCATCATGGATCAGTTGGTGGGGGCCGCTGAGACCGGCATTCCTTTCTCATCCTTGGGACCCCAGGCTCACCTGAGGCCTCTGAAGACCATGGAACCCGAGGAGGACGTGGAAGACGACCCCAAGGTGCACCTGGAGGCCAAGGAACTTTGGGACCAGTTTCACAAGCGGGGTACAGAGATGGTCATTACGAAGTCTGGAAGGTAAGAAACCAGTGGTAACCCCCTCCCCAAACCACCTGAAGTTTTTCGTGTCTCCTTTTGTCTGTCTATTAAAACGGTAGATTTACTACTGCCTGATTTTACGTTTGGGACAAAAACTCTcccgacatacacacacaccaccaccacccccaaaatGTAGAAACTCCTGGGCCCTGCCCGGAGGGTCAGAAAATTTCAGGCTACCTGGGCCCACTGCAGGGTTCTTGGGGACCCGTGTCCCGAGTTCCCTACAGAACAGAGGGTGTTTTACAATTGAAGGAGCCGCTCACTGACTTACTTCTGCAGCAGTCGAGAAAAGCAAGCACCCTGTTGCAGAAAGCCCGTTTGTAAAGACATCCTGAAATATCTATCTGTTTgattttgtctgtttggttttatttccCAGTACAGACACTTACAGCCCTTTTTGTACGGTAGTGGGAGACCCGTGAGATTTCTCAGGTCCTTTCTGCCCTTCAGCTTACTCTCCGGAGCTGAAGGGGGCCTAAACCTGACTGATCTGGGACAGAGTGAAATCAAGGGAAGGGTGAAGGAGCGAAGGGTTTCTTTTCCCGACTCGCTTTTCTGCAAGCCCAGGGAGAACCGAGCAGGCGCCCTTATTAGTTAAGGTTATGTGGACCCAAGGAACCCATGAGGATATCTGTCCTGCTTTTGTGTTTGAATATGAATGCTTTACATAACGTTTAGTGTCCTTGCCTGACCGAAACAAGCTTCTAAGAAAGGACCCCAGGAAAAGCATTTAAAACCACACTGAtttaatttaagaaagaaagaaagaaaatgtctgtaGGATTATCAGGACACCGGTTGAAAGGGCACGAAAATAAAACCCCCACTTACAGGTCTCCCTTCAAACTACTTGAGGCCAAAGTTTGGCATCAGATCTTTCTCCAACCCACAAGACATTTAGTCAGTTTTCATAACTGAGTACTTCCTTTTAAGTCAAAAGTACGGAAAGCCAGCACTTCTGTGAAATTAAACAGCAGGATCTTTGCAGTGGCCTACAGAGTAGAGGAATGCGGTTTATAACTTAAATCACGAATGGGTTACCAGGCCCGGGTGCTTGCCTTCCTCCAACCTCCGAACTGAGAATCCAGTGTAGTACTTCGCCAGCCTCCGTCTGGCTCACCACTTCACTCCATAACTGGGCATTTATTTCCTCGATAAGCTTCAATGTTTTCTCATGGGAGGGTGGAATGACCTAAACTTTATTAACCACTGTTTCTTAGAACCCTACCTCTAGCTGtttcaaactcaaaaaaaaaaaaaaaaaaaggaaagaaagaaaaagaaaaatcataggcAAGAATTCATCCCTCTCTGCAGAGGGCAATCTATACAGTCACACAATcgaatgtgtttttgttttcgttttttacAAAATAGTCGGTACTTTTAGAGATAAGAGGTTGCTGTAGTTAATTTGATTTGAGGCTTGGAGTAGGACAATAATGTCAGTATGGAAGTAAATTTCACTCAGAGTTGCCCTGCAGACTCCCTGGTCCCAGCAGAAAGCTTTGTGCTTTTAGATGGGGCCTTACAACTTGGAAGCCAAGTCCGAGGTCCTGAGCCATTTACCCCACCTATttatctgtttcctttttctgtgcTTTGCTCTTGTAGGCGAATGTTCCCTCCATTTAAAGTGAGGTGCTCTGGGCTGGATAAAAAGGCCAAGTATATTTTATTGATGGACATTATAGCTGCTGACGACTGTCGCTACAAATTTCACAATTCTCGGTGGATGGTGGCCGGTAAGGCAGACCCCGAAATGCCCAAGAGAATGTACATACACCCGGACAGCCCCGCTACGGGGGAGCAGTGGATGTCCAAAGTCGTCACCTTCCACAAACTGAAACTCACCAACAACATATCGGATAAACACGGATTTGTAAGTTTCATTGACTCTCAGTAAGATTCCCTGGGAGAAATGACTCCCTAGGAAACTGACTTTGGGTCCAGGCACCAGTCTGACTGATGGTTGCCACACATAACTAACTTTGTTCAATTTGCAACCTCTAGTTGCAGAGTGGAactcggggtgtgtgtgtgtgtgtgtgtgtgtgtaaatgtcttGCTACCTGGATAATGGAAGGCCTACCTTTCTCGAAGAATTTACCGGAATAGCAATCAAAGGTCCAGGGTGGGTGCCCGACCTGGGCGTGAAGAGTAATACTAAGAACAAAAAGTTATGAAtcgatttttaaagtttttgtacTTTGATAAGGATCGTTTTGCTTAGAAATATTATGTTGCTTCTTTGAAATCAGCCATACCATATTTTGGGAGAGCTGAAACCTTTACTGTGTTGGGCCAAGGCGGTGACTacatttttgaaagtgtattttcttttactaaaagTGATTTTGGGCTTGGGTGAAAGTCAGGTGTGCTAGGAACAAGCTGAAGTCTTTGGTGTTAAAgaaaaatgctgtgtgtgtgtgtgtgtacatatactaGGGAATGCATGTGGATTCCATGGCTGAGTTTCTTTAGAGACTTTCAGGAGACTTGGCTTGCCTGTGAAAGCCAGGCCAGGGGACCTTTGGCtgtcctctgcccctccccagcaTTTCAATAGGATAAACAAAGTGATAAGCGAGGAATAAGCAGAAAGATTAGGCCCAGGAAGACGTGAATGGCTCGGAAATATCTAAAGCGGACAGGGATTGCATTTGAAGCCCTTGATTTGATTAGGGCATAAATATTCCTCTCTAGAGCGCGGCCTCTCAAGGCCTTAAGTGGATTGGGCTTGTCAATTAGTGGGCGCTTAAAGTACTGAAtcattttgtaaattaaaatgcatgtttttctctatcttttaaGACTTTGGCCTTCCCAAGCGATCACGCAGCATGGAAGGGGAATTATAGTTTTGGGACCCAGGTAGGCTAGGGTTCAAGGCACAAATGAATATGTAGATGGAGAGGGTGGGGGGTGCGCTTTAGAAGCTAAGGAACAATTTGGAAGTCTCTGGAAGATAACAATCTTGTGGCGTGAAATGTACCACAAGGAGGTGGGCTTTGGACCCAGCAGTGGGGACGATGTCGGCTTGGCAGGGGACTTAAGATCTCATTTGTTCTGTTaaactatttttcttctttctttctttcttttaatgtgtgtgcTCCCCGTTCCTGCTTCTACAGACCATACTCAACTCTATGCATAAGTACCAGCCCCGGTTCCACATCGTCAGAGCCAATGATATCTTAAAACTGCCTTACAGTACTTTTCGCACATACCTGTTCCCGGAAACGGAATTCATTGCCGTGACTGCCTACCAAAATGACAAGGTAACCCACAGGGCGTTTCTCTCTTCCTCTAAGCTTACTTGCTCTCAGTGAGAAAGTTATTAGGGCATTGGACAGAAGAAAGTCTGGAATTTCCTTGTGTGAATTGTGTGATTTGACCTTCTATGGAGAGGTCTGATTCCTGGGAAGGAGGGGGGCTGGCACAAATCTCTCCTCCCAGCTGGGAATCTGGTGCTTGTATTAAACTGGTAGTCCAGTCCCTGCCCTGGCCGCAGGGTCTTGTCTCTTGGTGTTTCCTACTTCATCCTCTTCAGGAGgaaggaccaaaaaaaaaaaaaaagtgtgctgtTCTGAAAGGAACCAGGTAGCAAGGTAGCAATTAATTTAAGGTGTAAAGTATCTGGGTTTCACCTGGAGATGAGTAGAGATGGGCATTCCTCTCAGCCAGAAATTCCGAATACATgatttgttttcattaattttttatgctgctgctgcagaggtgatggtggtgatgtgtAAAAATGCACCCTAAATCAGGGTTCTGTTAATTGAGCTGTCCGAGGCTTCCCACTTAAAGGTGGAAATAATCACTCTAGCTCATAATCACGAGTTCATCTGAAACTTGTTCTCCTTTGGGGCCTGAAGCCGGGGATTATAACGGGCTCACCCAATGAGCCTCACCTGGAATCTGCAGTTCTCCTGGCCTGTGGGTCAACTGAACACAGAGGCCGGGAGACAAGTGTCTACTGATGGTGGTCCACTTGCATGGAGCTTGGCAActgtgggtgggtgggcaggGGTCCTCAACCCCTGTGGCCCAATACCTGAGCCCTAGACCTTGTGTTCACTTCACCTGGCAACACCTTGTACTTTGAACTCATGGTCATTCCCTGGTCCCTGTGGACACTGATCCTCACATTTCCTAGTGTGGATGTTAAGTCACTACCTACCCTCTCCTTCCTTACCTCATGCAAAGGATGTCTGGCCTCCTTTAAATAGCAGAACCCTAAAGCAAAGCCCCCGTTTCTTGGTCCTGTTAACTGGATACATAGTTTCTCTACCAGGAGAAGAGATTCTAAAGACAACAAACCTCAGGCTGGCTCCCTGAGACCGGGAATCCTGTGAAAGTTACATCAAATAAATTGTTACTTTAATGGCTAATAGTTTTAAACATAGCAGAGGCTGGGGGGGGTGGGACACGACACACACCAAAAgtaaacataaatgaaaacaaatattaccAGTGgctattctttccttttcaatCTGAAAGTCCTTAGTATATAATTCCTTCAAATCCACTCTtgcctgggggggtgggggtgggggttgggggtcaCTCTAGTAGAAGGTAGTAGTGAAACCccataattaattttattagatTCACAGAAAAAGTTTtcgtgtgtagggtgtgtgtttgtgttacatgtatgtgtgatggGGGTTGGGAAATAtcagaaaatggcattttaacATGCTTTATAATTAATTGTGctgtataaaacaaaacagaagcctacTAACTCCGATCTATAGGCTGTGCCTTTTAGCCACATTTGAATAGTCTCATTTCTAAATCTAAATTGTCCAAAAGAAGGAATTTCTTTGGATAATTTTAGTGTGGAATCCTTGCTTGGTTCTCAGAAACATTAAATATTACTACACTTTCTTATGATGTTTCAGCCCCTTCCTATCTTCCTGTCATCATCttccctctgacttccacttgGTCCATCCCTGTGACTCCTTGGGCAGTCACATCTCTAGGAAAGACTGAGGAGTTTGGGGGGCATGtttagaacattctagaaagtaAAACTAATGTCTGTTTTGCTTATGTGTTTTCTCTAGATAACTCAGTTAAAAATAGACAACAACCCATTTGCAAAAGGTTTTCGGGACACTGGGAACGGCAGGAGAGAAAAAAGGTGAGCTGAGACTTACAATTTCAGGGTTAATTGGGAAATTGTTTTCTTCGGCTTGAACTTGGAAGTATTAGAAGTGAGGTGcaaggtgtgggggaggggagagggtcaGCTTGTTCCCTCTGGGTCCATAGTGGCCCAGGTAGAGAACATTCTATGCTACTTGTTGTCTTTAAGGGAACCAAGGCTACACTATAGTTCTGACCAGAAAATAGTCTCAGGGGTAACAGGTTATAAAGATGCCTATTAATTGTTAGTTAATTGGCATTTGTCCTGAGCAAGACCCAAGAAGGGACCCGAGCCATTCACACATTCTTCTGCAACCTCGCCTCTCAGAAAGCACCAGGCTGAAACTGAGGCCCCTTGAGAAATCCAGGgaaccttccctccctccttcctttctgggTCTCTGTATCAATTTTTGCTTTAAATAGACCATAGAAAAAGCTGTGCACCCCTCACCCCTTTTCAAAGGTTTTCTACAATCCAGAAAAATCATCTatcaattttttttcaagtttcttaCCTTGGGGCTgagcattaaaaataatttctaaacttGAAATAAACTTAAACTCCAATTAATGCGTTGATGAACTGGTTATTGTCGAAGGACCACATAATGAATGGTTTTTGCCCATCTTAGTGCCCATGCAGGGCTTTGGGCTGGGTCTTTGCAGCACCTTCCCTCTGGAAGGCCAGTAGTATACCTGTCCTGGCCAACTCTAGCCTCTGTCCTGTCCTGAGGTTTTAAACAAGATTTCCCAGGCCAAGTTCTTTCCTAATGCATAGGCCTCTTCCCAGCTAGACAATGCTGGGGTCTGTGTTGTGTTGTACAGACTTCACGTTGGGTCGCAGGGTGAGGTGTGTGCCACTCCGGAAAGtggggggaagaagacaaaaaaggGAAGTGTGTGTGGCAGTCTCTAACGATGGGTGTGGGCCTCTATCTCAGAAAGCAGCTCACCCTGCAGTCTATGAGGGTGTTCGATGAGAGACACAAGAAGGAAACAGGGACTTCAGACGAGTCCTCCAGCGAGCAGGCAGCCTTCAGCTGCTTCGCCCAGGCCTCCTCTCCGGCTGTGTCCACTGTGGGGACATCCAACCTCAAAGGTAAGCCTGGCCTTCTCTGTGATGAGTAGACTCCAGACCTGGCCCCGTGGCCTTGGAACTTGGGGAAGATCCTGAGCCAGTAGACTCCCTTTAGAAGATGCAGGCCCTTCTAGATCCTGCAAAGCAGAATCCTAATGAAAGTGAGGGTAGCATGGGAGAACTCGGAACACCTTCCCCACAATcccatttggtgtgtgtgtggtgtggtgtgtgtatgtcctCCTGGCAAGGGCAGTCGCACAAAGCACACGAAgcacttgtctgtctgtctgtcctttattccctcctcccttctgtcctccctctctttccaatCAACAGCATCCAGCTGCTGCTGATCAACCTCCAACTGAATTCTGGGTGGAAATGTGTTGGGCAGGGAGTAGCCCGGAGATTCTCAGCCACCTGGTTGGTGCAGGAACGGTGGTAGACAAAAAGCCACAGCTGacctggggggagggaggaggcccTTGGGGCTTCTGCTttggggaggtggtgggggtaGGGGCAGAGAAAGTGGTTTGAATCTTGAGCCAGTTTTCTGTTTAAAGAGCAAGCAGCATTTATTTAGAAAGACGGTGTCAAAGGGAAGAAATCTGGTTTCAGGTGAAATAAAATGGGAGAGTTCTTTTTGTCTCCAATCCATTTCAGCTTCTAACGTAACGTGGGGTTCATTTTTTGGTGGGGGGTCTGGCAGGACACCCACAGAAGAGGGTGTGGTTcaagagagatatacatacatacatacatacatacatacatacatacatacatacatagagatcTGATTGTCCACCACCATCTTGGTAGGAACTGAGGTGAACAGAAGGCTCCTGGGAGGGTGTCACTTTCTGCCTGTGCCCATTCCCACGTCAGGATTCTTTCCAAACAAATCCAAAATAGTCACAAATTTGTGGAAGCGCCTGACTTCCATCCTCCCTGAGCCAGGGACTTGAAGGTGACAGGAATGTGTTCCAGCGGAGTTCTGAGGTCTAGcgttttcatctttaaaaagcgAATTTGCAATGCAGTGGGAGAGAGGCCAGAGAAAGTTTTGACTAGGTGGAagctttctttctggttttgttttgttttaaagcgGAACCATTACAATAAGAAAAGCTGCCCGTTGAGTGCCTGGCTGGAGAGAAGGTTGAGCGGAGTCTTGGGATGCTTTTGGGATTAGCTGTAAAAGTGTTACATCATCCCATTTCACAGAGAGGAAAACCGAAGGCTGGGAGTGGTGCAGAGGGGCTTGCGCTGGAGTCACACAGCCAATAAACTGCCCAATTGGGAATCTTGTGTTTGAAatagtctcactctgtagttcaggctgtcctcCTGTCTCCGATGCCTCAGTGTTGGCATGCCAGGCCTTGCGCCACCGCGCCGGCCTGGGAGGTGGGGTTTAAACTAAGAAACACTATTGACAGATGGTTCCACTGgcattttcctctcctccccaagatTTGTGTCCCAGCGAAGCCGAAAGTGACGCCGAGGCCGAAAGCAAGGAGGAGCACGGCCCTGAGGCCTGTGACGCCGCGAAGATTTCCACCACCACCGCCGAGGAGCCAGGCCGAGACAAGGGCAGCCCGGCCACCAGGGCTCAGCTGTTCCCCGCGGAACCCGGCCGAGCCCGAGACACCGCGCGCCTGGACAAGGCATCGCCGGATTCGCGCCACAGCCCGGCCACCATCTCATCCAGCACGC
The Chionomys nivalis chromosome 3, mChiNiv1.1, whole genome shotgun sequence genome window above contains:
- the Tbx3 gene encoding T-box transcription factor TBX3 isoform X1; amino-acid sequence: MSLSMRDPVIPGTSMAYHPFLPHRAPDFAMSAVLGHQPPFFPALTLPPNGAAALSLPGALAKPIMDQLVGAAETGIPFSSLGPQAHLRPLKTMEPEEDVEDDPKVHLEAKELWDQFHKRGTEMVITKSGRRMFPPFKVRCSGLDKKAKYILLMDIIAADDCRYKFHNSRWMVAGKADPEMPKRMYIHPDSPATGEQWMSKVVTFHKLKLTNNISDKHGFTLAFPSDHAAWKGNYSFGTQTILNSMHKYQPRFHIVRANDILKLPYSTFRTYLFPETEFIAVTAYQNDKITQLKIDNNPFAKGFRDTGNGRREKRKQLTLQSMRVFDERHKKETGTSDESSSEQAAFSCFAQASSPAVSTVGTSNLKDLCPSEAESDAEAESKEEHGPEACDAAKISTTTAEEPGRDKGSPATRAQLFPAEPGRARDTARLDKASPDSRHSPATISSSTRVPGAEERRSPGREGPGAAKVDEVRSLPAKDAFAPLSVQTDAAAHLAQGPLPGLGFAPGLAGQQFFNGHPLFLHPGQFAMGSAFSSMAAGMGPLLATVSGASTGVSGLDSTAMASAAAAQGLSGASAATLPFHLQQHVLASQGLAMSPFGSLFPYPYTYMAAAAAASSAAASSSVHRHPFLNLNSMRPRLRYSPYSIPVPVPDSSSLLATALPSMASAAGPLDGKAAALAASPASMAVDSGSELNSRSSTLSSSSVSLSPKLCSEKEAATSELQSIQRLVSGLEAKPDRSCSGSP
- the Tbx3 gene encoding T-box transcription factor TBX3 isoform X2; protein product: MSLSMRDPVIPGTSMAYHPFLPHRAPDFAMSAVLGHQPPFFPALTLPPNGAAALSLPGALAKPIMDQLVGAAETGIPFSSLGPQAHLRPLKTMEPEEDVEDDPKVHLEAKELWDQFHKRGTEMVITKSGRRMFPPFKVRCSGLDKKAKYILLMDIIAADDCRYKFHNSRWMVAGKADPEMPKRMYIHPDSPATGEQWMSKVVTFHKLKLTNNISDKHGFTILNSMHKYQPRFHIVRANDILKLPYSTFRTYLFPETEFIAVTAYQNDKITQLKIDNNPFAKGFRDTGNGRREKRKQLTLQSMRVFDERHKKETGTSDESSSEQAAFSCFAQASSPAVSTVGTSNLKDLCPSEAESDAEAESKEEHGPEACDAAKISTTTAEEPGRDKGSPATRAQLFPAEPGRARDTARLDKASPDSRHSPATISSSTRVPGAEERRSPGREGPGAAKVDEVRSLPAKDAFAPLSVQTDAAAHLAQGPLPGLGFAPGLAGQQFFNGHPLFLHPGQFAMGSAFSSMAAGMGPLLATVSGASTGVSGLDSTAMASAAAAQGLSGASAATLPFHLQQHVLASQGLAMSPFGSLFPYPYTYMAAAAAASSAAASSSVHRHPFLNLNSMRPRLRYSPYSIPVPVPDSSSLLATALPSMASAAGPLDGKAAALAASPASMAVDSGSELNSRSSTLSSSSVSLSPKLCSEKEAATSELQSIQRLVSGLEAKPDRSCSGSP